Genomic segment of Synechococcus sp. A15-28:
CAGCCGGATCCGGCCACGGCGGCAGCACCGCATCGGGTGTTCAACATCGGCAACAGTCAGCCGACAGAACTGTTGCGGTTCATCGAGGTGATGGAACAGGCCCTCTGCCGGGATGCGATCAAGGATTTCCAACCGATGCAACCCGGCGATGTGGTGGCCACTGCCGCTGAGACGAAAGCCCTTGAGGAATGGGTTGGGTTCAGTCCCTCAACGCCGATTGAAGTGGGGGTGGAGCACTTTGCCCGCTGGTATCGGGCGTTCTACGGGGTCTGACCCACGGTCACAAAAAAACCGGCCCTTAGAGCCGGTGATGGGGAAACGTAAAACCAAAGCCTGAATCAGGCGGAACCGACACCCGTGTAGGAGCCATAGAAGAACAGGCCGACAACAAACAGAACGGCCATGCCACCGGCTGTGGCCACAAGCCACAAGGGCAGAACACCTTCAGTCCAGCGTGAACGCCAGGGCACAGCTGGACGGCCATCAGGAAGGCGATCTGGAATTCGACCGTCGGGGAATGGTGACTTCTTACCGCTCATCGGATCGCCCTCAGTTGAAGAAGTAGCTGGACATCAACACACCGGTGACGAACACAAACAGCAGGCCCAGATAGAGGCTGGTGCGGTTGAGCTCAACCGGAAGGTTGTTGGGATTGGGGTTGCGTTCCATGGATCAGATCAGCGACGGATGAACTGCATGGCGGCAAGGGCGCCAAGGAAAAACACAGTCGGAACACCGAGTGTGTGCAGGGCCAACCAACGCACCGTGAAGATCGGATAGTTGCGTGGTGTTGTGGCGACGGGGGTTTGTGCCATGGGTTATTTCAGGCGAACATCGAGTTCAGATTTGCCCTCATAGCGCTGGCTCACCACAGGGGCCTTGCTTTCCGTTGCCTGGAAGTAAGCATCCGGACGGGGAGTGCCGAAGGCGTCGTAGGCCAGACCAGTGGAAACAAAAAGGAAGCCGGCGAGAAAGATCGACGGAAGGGTCACGAAGTGAATCACCCAGTAGCGAATGCTCGTGATGATTTCGAAGAACGGGCGTTCCCCTGTAGAGCCTGCAGCCATAGCTCGGGCGTATCAGCTAAGTGATTCTAGGGGGTGACCTTGGTTCGCCGAGTGAGGCCAGAGCTCTCGGTTACACAGCGTTGCCGACCCAGCGCAGCAGGTTTCCGCGCTCACCCAGAACGAAGGCGTGATCACCGTCGAACACCATGCGGGTGAAGTTGCTGGGCTGGCGATCTCCCACAGGATCGATCTCCCAGCTGTCGGCACCGTCACGACTCACCAGCAGGGTGCCGTTGCCGCCGCCAGCCCAGATGGCGCCGTCGTCATCCCAGGCCATATCCATGTAGCCGTAACCATTGGTGATCGGGATGATCGCCTTGCTCCAGCTTTCGAGGTTTCCGGGTTCGTCGTTCAGGCGGATCTGAGCTCCTCGGGCCACCATCCAGAGGTTGCCGTCGGGTTGGTAGCCGATGCTCTGAAGTCGCTGGCTGCTCACCCGCTGGTGCACTTGCCAGACGGCATCCCCCGGCTGCCAGGTGGCGTAGAAGTTTCCAAGGCTGCTGACGCTGACGTAGCTGCCGTCATCACTGCGGCGCAGGTCACGCACGGAACCGGCAGCATCGGTGACCAGAGCTTCCCAGCTGCCGCCGTCATCGTGGGTCTCATAAACGGCTCCAACGTTGGTGGCCATCTCAGCGGAGTGGCTCCCCAGGGCTGTGATCAGGTAGGGCTCACCGGGCAGTTTGGTGTCGAGGAAGAGGCGAGTCCAGTTCTGTCCGCCATCGCTGGTGTGCATCAGCAGTCCGGGTTGACCGGCGATCCAGCCTTCATCGCCGTTGAAGTCGATGCTGATCAGACGGAAGTTTTCTTCCTCGGGAAGATCGAGGCTGCGATCGTTCCAGGTGGCGCCCCCATCGTTGGTTTCACGGATCATCCGGTTGCTGCCGACAAGATAGCCGTGGCTGGGTTCGGTGAAGGCAACGTCGAGGGGGTTGGCTTCGGTGTCGAGGTTGAGGGCCTGCCAGGGGCTGGTGGTGGCCGTTGGCAGGCGTGTGGTGACGCAACCACTGAGGCTCACCCCCAGCACCAGCACCAGCAACAGATTGATCGCGGAGGAGAAGAAGCGCGTCATGGCGGAGGCGTTCAGCGGAGCGAGTAAAGGGAGAGGAAGAAGGCGAAGCCCAGGGCAAGGCCGCCGAAGATCAACACGTTTTTCTGCCCAGGGGTCATGCGATTGACCCCGATGCCGAAGTTGAGGTTTTCCTCAAATCCACTGGCTTTCTCGCGGGGGCCGATGTCACGGAAGGCCGGTTTACGGCTGCGGCACACAGGACAGCGGAACCCGGCGGGGTCGAGATCTTCGAAGGCCGTTCCGGCCTCGATCCCAACCTTCTTCACCCCTTCATCAGGGTCATAGACGTATCCACAGCTGCGGCACTCGAAGCGGTGGGTGCGTGGATCGCTCTCTGGAGCGGCCTCCACGACAGGCTCTGTCCCATCAGCAACTGGTGGCTGTTCCGTAGTCGGCAGCTGTTCCGTTGCCTGTTCGGCCGGCTGAAGCTCGTCGCTCACCGCTCTGCTGCTGTGCGGCACGACTCTATCCGCGTCAACTCTTGGCAGTGAATGCCAGACTGACGCCGTCTACGGGGACGTTCATGTTTGCCCTGCCCGGCTACGACGCCTTCCTCGGGTTTCTGTTGATCGCTGCAGCTGTTCCAACTCTGGCTCTGATCACCAACAAACTCCTGGCGCCCAAGAGCCGCGCCGGTGAGCGGCAGCTCACCTACGAATCCGGCATGGAGCCCATTGGTGGCGCCTGGATTCAGTTCAACATCCGCTACTACATGTTCGCCCTGGTCTTCGTCATTTTCGACGTGGAGACCGTTTTCCTCTATCCCTGGGCAGTGGCCTTCCATCGCCTCGGGATCCTGGCTTTCATTGAAGCCCTCATCTTCATCACCATCCTCTTAGTGGCCTTGGCCTATGCCTGGCGCAAGGGTGCCCTCGAGTGGAGCTAGCCATGTCAGATCTCACGTCTCCATCCATCACAGCGGTTCGCGATCTGCGGGAAGCCAGCTGCGGCCCGATCGGTGCACCGGCCGTCACCAGTGACCTGAGCGAGAACGTCATTCTCACCAGCCTGGATGACCTGCACAACTGGGCGCGGCTGAGCAGCCTCTGGCCACTGCTCTATGGCACAGCCTGCTGTTTCATTGAATTCGCGGCTTTGCTGGGATCGCGGTTCGACTTCGACCGCTTCGGTCTGGTACCCCGCAGTTCGCCCCGCCAGGCTGACCTGCTGATCGTGGCCGGCACGGTGACCATGAAAATGGCTCCGGCCCTGGTGCGGCTCTATGAGCAGATGCCCGAACCGAAGTACGTGATCGCCATGGGGGCCTGCACGATCACCGGTGGCATGTTCAGCGCCGACTCCACCACCGCCGTCCGCGGTGTGGACAAGCTGATCCCGGTGGATCTGTACATGCCCGGTTGCCCTCCGCGGCCGGAGGCGATCTTTGATGCGGTGATCAAGCTGCGCAAGAAGGTCGGCGATGAGTCCCTCGCCGAACGCCGCAAACACGCCCAGACCCACCGATATTTCACGGTTGCTCACCAGATGAAACGTGTGGAACCCGAAGTGACAGGCTCCTACCTCCGGGCGGAAACCCAAAAAGCTGCCCTGGCCGCGGCACCGGCGGGCCAGACCCTCGCCACCGATGCGGCCGTTCTCACCCCCGCTCCAGAAGCTATCGAGTTATGAGCGAAACCCCAGCCAACACTCCTGCGTCCAACGAGGAGACCGCTGCAGTGGTTGCCCCACAGGCCGGTCCTGTGAGCCAGTGGCTGCAGCAGCAGGGTTTTGAGCATGAGGTGCTCGAACCCGACCATGTCGGCATCGAACAGATCGGTGTGGATGCTGCTGTGCTGCCGATCATTGCTGCAGCGCTGAAAAGCAATGGCTTTGACTATCTCCAGTGCCATGGCGGCTACGACGAAGGCCCCGGTGAGCGCCTGGTCTGCTTCTATCACCTACTGGCGATGGCCGAGCAACTGGAGGCCATGGCGTCCGACCCGGCAGCGCATTTGCGGGAAGTGCGCCTGAAGGTTTTCCTCAGCCGTGAGGGAACACCTGTGCTCCCCTCGATCTATGGCTTGTTCCGTGGGGCGGATTGGCAGGAGCGGGAAACGTTCGATATGTACGGCATCCAATTCGAGGGCCATCCCCATCCCAAACGGCTGTTGATGCCGGAAGACTGGAAGGGTTGGCCGTTGCGCAAGGACTACGTGCAGCCGGACTTCTACGAAATGCAGGACGCCTATTGATCCTTGTCCCGGCGGTGGCTCCGGTAGAAGCGCATCACCGCCAGGGCGAGGCTCCTGGAGTCATGCCGAAGCGTGGCCGTCGGTCTGGCTGCTTGCAGAGGCGCTTGGGTGACGTCATACCCATCTCGGCGGAGATCATCCGCATCGCAGGCCACGGGCTCCGCGCCGCGGGATCGGTAGTGCTCCACAAGGGGAGAGGCCCCCAGATCATCCTGGGCCAGCACCGCGGTGAACAGTCGCTGGTTGATGCCGAGGCTGGCCAGCTGCGCTTCGATTGCCCGCAGATGACC
This window contains:
- the nuoB gene encoding NADH-quinone oxidoreductase subunit NuoB; protein product: MSDLTSPSITAVRDLREASCGPIGAPAVTSDLSENVILTSLDDLHNWARLSSLWPLLYGTACCFIEFAALLGSRFDFDRFGLVPRSSPRQADLLIVAGTVTMKMAPALVRLYEQMPEPKYVIAMGACTITGGMFSADSTTAVRGVDKLIPVDLYMPGCPPRPEAIFDAVIKLRKKVGDESLAERRKHAQTHRYFTVAHQMKRVEPEVTGSYLRAETQKAALAAAPAGQTLATDAAVLTPAPEAIEL
- a CDS encoding rubredoxin, translating into MEAAPESDPRTHRFECRSCGYVYDPDEGVKKVGIEAGTAFEDLDPAGFRCPVCRSRKPAFRDIGPREKASGFEENLNFGIGVNRMTPGQKNVLIFGGLALGFAFFLSLYSLR
- a CDS encoding NAD(P)H-quinone oxidoreductase subunit J encodes the protein MSETPANTPASNEETAAVVAPQAGPVSQWLQQQGFEHEVLEPDHVGIEQIGVDAAVLPIIAAALKSNGFDYLQCHGGYDEGPGERLVCFYHLLAMAEQLEAMASDPAAHLREVRLKVFLSREGTPVLPSIYGLFRGADWQERETFDMYGIQFEGHPHPKRLLMPEDWKGWPLRKDYVQPDFYEMQDAY
- the psbE gene encoding cytochrome b559 subunit alpha gives rise to the protein MAAGSTGERPFFEIITSIRYWVIHFVTLPSIFLAGFLFVSTGLAYDAFGTPRPDAYFQATESKAPVVSQRYEGKSELDVRLK
- a CDS encoding photosystem II reaction center protein J, which produces MSGKKSPFPDGRIPDRLPDGRPAVPWRSRWTEGVLPLWLVATAGGMAVLFVVGLFFYGSYTGVGSA
- the psbF gene encoding cytochrome b559 subunit beta, whose protein sequence is MAQTPVATTPRNYPIFTVRWLALHTLGVPTVFFLGALAAMQFIRR
- a CDS encoding photosynthesis system II assembly factor Ycf48, whose translation is MTRFFSSAINLLLVLVLGVSLSGCVTTRLPTATTSPWQALNLDTEANPLDVAFTEPSHGYLVGSNRMIRETNDGGATWNDRSLDLPEEENFRLISIDFNGDEGWIAGQPGLLMHTSDGGQNWTRLFLDTKLPGEPYLITALGSHSAEMATNVGAVYETHDDGGSWEALVTDAAGSVRDLRRSDDGSYVSVSSLGNFYATWQPGDAVWQVHQRVSSQRLQSIGYQPDGNLWMVARGAQIRLNDEPGNLESWSKAIIPITNGYGYMDMAWDDDGAIWAGGGNGTLLVSRDGADSWEIDPVGDRQPSNFTRMVFDGDHAFVLGERGNLLRWVGNAV
- a CDS encoding photosystem II reaction center protein L; translated protein: MERNPNPNNLPVELNRTSLYLGLLFVFVTGVLMSSYFFN
- a CDS encoding NAD(P)H-quinone oxidoreductase subunit 3, with the translated sequence MFALPGYDAFLGFLLIAAAVPTLALITNKLLAPKSRAGERQLTYESGMEPIGGAWIQFNIRYYMFALVFVIFDVETVFLYPWAVAFHRLGILAFIEALIFITILLVALAYAWRKGALEWS